From the Zymomonas mobilis subsp. pomaceae ATCC 29192 genome, the window AGGATTCACCAATGGCTCTAAATCTCCATATTGAGCCACGACGGTATATTGAAAAGGCGACTAAGGCCCTGCCTTCCGTATATTCGCTTAGATCAAACAATGCATTGTTTACCCGAACGAAAATGTTGCCTGCACGGTTAAGTTTTACACGTATCATTCCCGGCTTATCTGTATGAATGACAACAATTAGGGCAGCAATGGATGCGGATATAGAGGCAGTATCAATGACAAGACGCAAAGAACTAGACTTTTTAAGAAAAGAAACGCCTTGAATCTTATCGCCTAAAGACCAATCAGAAATAGCATGTTCCTGTGCATCCACAGGAATAGTCATAAGTTGAAGAGCCCCTTCAGGTATCAACTCCGGCTTTGCTATCTCGAAGTCAATTATTTGACGTTGGTTTGTTAAATCAAACCGCTGGCCTCTTACGATCAAATCGTACTCATTTTTAAAAAATGTTAATATTTATAAATTATCATTTTTTAAAATATTTTCAACATTTAAATATTGAAAATAAAAACCTATTTTTTAAGTGCCTTTTCTTCAAATCTAGGTTCATCTCTAACAAAGGTAAAAATTCCTATTAGACGTTGAATAGATAAAAAATATACATAACCTATCCTCAACAACAAATAACTATTTAATATTAAATAGTTATTTGTTGAAGATTATCATTTTGTCCTTTAGTAAAACCCCAGATATGCTCTGCAAAAACATGTCCCTTTCCTTTATAGAAAGCACCAGTATGATGAAGAGGTGTAAAATAATGGCTGGGCCATAAGGTATAGTTATATTGAAGATTCTCTCTATGGATTTCAGTTACCAACTGAGGTCCCGTAAGCTGCCAGAGAGGAATACCGAGAATAGTAGGTCTATTATAAATAGTTTCGATAAGTTTAGCGAGAAAAGGATGCTGGGGGACAGTCGCCATGACATTATTACCTATAAGGTTAGGTCTTGTATGTTCGTTTTCCCAACCAAGACAAATGTCACTATCAAAAAGCCAATCTTCTAAGGGACGAACGCAATAACTGTCGGCATCAACATACAATCCACCTTCAAGGAAGAGAATTTCATAACGCATCATATCAGAAATCCCATGAAATTTCCTATATTCAAGAAGGGTTTCCATATGTTTGACATTATGCCACGGATGATTGGCAAAAATATTATTTTCCCATAATTTAACCCGCCAACTAGGATTTTTCTCAATCCAACTGTTAATGAAATGATTAGGTCGTTTACTCTGGTTACCAATCCAAATAATATGAATAGTTTTTGGTATAGATATTTTTTTAGTATTATATCCGTATTTATCGACCATACTTCGCCTCCTTAACATATAAAAATAAAAAAATTCATCATTATACTCTATAAAAAAAATTTATTTACAAATAAAAGAAGTCATAAAAACAAAAATCATTTAAAATTTAAGAAAAACATTCTCAGAATAATATTCTATATTAATAAAATTATATTTTTTCTAAAAAATTTAGAAATAGCAAAAAATAAATAAATAGAAATGAGACTGTCTTTTTCCTTTAATATAACTGGGATACGAAAAATGGGCAGGAAGGCGCCTGTTTACGATAAATATCTCGAGGATTTATCCCGCTAATCCCTTCAATCATTATTCCTATAAAGGATTGATATTAAATATTTAAACACTATTCACGACGTCAAAAAATCTACCAAATTTTTATAAGCTATTTAGCCTAAAAAAACAGTTTC encodes:
- a CDS encoding TerD family protein: MTIPVDAQEHAISDWSLGDKIQGVSFLKKSSSLRLVIDTASISASIAALIVVIHTDKPGMIRVKLNRAGNIFVRVNNALFDLSEYTEGRALVAFSIYRRGSIWRFRAIGESFNTGLEALYSRYIIDRTDTP
- a CDS encoding glycosyltransferase family 32 protein — translated: MVDKYGYNTKKISIPKTIHIIWIGNQSKRPNHFINSWIEKNPSWRVKLWENNIFANHPWHNVKHMETLLEYRKFHGISDMMRYEILFLEGGLYVDADSYCVRPLEDWLFDSDICLGWENEHTRPNLIGNNVMATVPQHPFLAKLIETIYNRPTILGIPLWQLTGPQLVTEIHRENLQYNYTLWPSHYFTPLHHTGAFYKGKGHVFAEHIWGFTKGQNDNLQQITI